The following proteins are encoded in a genomic region of Streptococcus gwangjuense:
- the lysS gene encoding lysine--tRNA ligase, whose amino-acid sequence MSTEHMEELNDQQIVRREKMAALREQGIDPFGKRFERTANSQELKDKFADLDKEQLHDKNETATIAGRLVTKRGKGKVGFAHLQDREGQIQIYVRKDAVGEENYEIFKKADLGDFLGVEGEVMRTDMGELSIKATHITHLSKALRPLPEKFHGLTDVETIYRKRYLDLISNRESFERFVTRSKIISEIRRYLDQKGFLEVETPVLHNEAGGAAARPFITHHNAQNIDMVLRIATELHLKRLIVGGMERVYEIGRIFRNEGMDATHNPEFTSIEVYQAYADFQDIMDLTEGIIQHAAKSVKGDGPVNYQGTEIKINQPFKRVHMVDAIKEITGVDFWQDMTLEEAKAIAAEKKVPVEKHYTEVGHIINAFFEEFVEETLIQPTFVYGHPVAVSPLAKKNPEDERFTDRFELFIMTKEYGNAFTELNDPIDQLSRFEAQAKAKELGDDEATGIDYDYIEALEYGMPPTGGLGIGIDRLCMLLTDTTTIRDVLLFPTMK is encoded by the coding sequence ATGTCAACAGAACATATGGAAGAACTAAATGACCAGCAGATCGTTCGCCGTGAAAAAATGGCTGCGCTTCGTGAACAAGGAATCGATCCTTTCGGAAAACGCTTTGAACGCACTGCAAATTCACAAGAATTAAAAGATAAATTTGCTGACCTCGATAAAGAACAATTACATGATAAAAACGAAACAGCTACTATCGCTGGACGCTTGGTAACCAAACGTGGTAAAGGTAAAGTAGGTTTTGCTCACCTTCAAGACCGCGAAGGTCAAATCCAGATCTACGTTCGTAAGGATGCTGTCGGTGAAGAAAACTATGAAATCTTCAAAAAAGCAGACCTTGGTGACTTCCTTGGTGTCGAAGGCGAAGTCATGCGTACAGATATGGGAGAACTCTCTATCAAAGCTACTCACATCACACACTTGTCTAAGGCTCTTCGTCCTCTTCCTGAGAAATTCCACGGTTTGACAGACGTTGAAACAATTTACCGTAAACGTTACCTTGACTTGATTTCTAACCGTGAAAGTTTTGAGCGTTTTGTCACTCGTTCAAAAATCATCTCTGAAATCCGTCGTTACCTTGATCAAAAAGGTTTCCTTGAAGTGGAAACACCTGTTCTTCACAACGAAGCTGGTGGTGCTGCTGCCCGTCCATTTATCACTCACCACAATGCCCAAAACATTGACATGGTACTTCGTATCGCGACTGAGCTTCACTTGAAACGCCTTATCGTCGGTGGTATGGAACGCGTCTATGAAATTGGCCGTATCTTCCGTAACGAAGGAATGGATGCTACTCACAACCCTGAGTTTACTTCTATCGAAGTTTACCAAGCTTATGCAGACTTCCAAGACATCATGGACTTGACGGAAGGTATTATCCAACACGCTGCTAAATCAGTTAAGGGAGATGGTCCAGTCAACTATCAAGGTACTGAAATCAAGATTAACCAACCATTTAAACGTGTTCACATGGTTGATGCTATCAAAGAAATTACTGGTGTCGATTTCTGGCAAGACATGACTTTGGAGGAAGCCAAAGCTATCGCTGCTGAGAAAAAAGTTCCAGTTGAGAAACACTACACTGAAGTTGGTCACATTATCAATGCCTTCTTTGAAGAGTTTGTTGAAGAAACTTTGATCCAACCAACCTTTGTTTATGGACATCCAGTAGCTGTATCTCCACTGGCTAAGAAAAATCCTGAAGACGAACGCTTTACTGACCGTTTCGAGCTCTTCATCATGACTAAGGAGTACGGTAATGCCTTTACTGAGTTGAACGACCCAATCGACCAGCTTAGCCGTTTCGAAGCCCAAGCCAAAGCCAAAGAACTTGGTGACGATGAAGCGACAGGCATCGACTACGACTACATTGAAGCCCTTGAATACGGTATGCCTCCAACAGGTGGTTTAGGAATAGGTATCGACCGTCTCTGCATGCTCCTCACTGACACAACCACTATCCGTGACGTATTGCTCTTCCCAACAATGAAATAA
- a CDS encoding amino acid ABC transporter permease: MSYLFEILPSLLSGASMTLQVFALVLIFSIPLGVLIAFALQVHWKPLHHLINIYIWIMRGTPLLLQLIFIYYVLPSIGIRLDRLPAAIIAFVLNYAAYFAEIFRGGIDTIPKGQYEAAKVLKFSPFATVHYIILPQVTKIVLPSVFNEVMSLVKDTSLVYALGISDLILASRTAANRDASLVPMFLAGAIYLILIGIVTILAKKVEKKYSYYR, encoded by the coding sequence ATGTCTTATTTGTTTGAGATATTACCGAGTTTATTGAGCGGTGCAAGCATGACTTTGCAGGTTTTTGCACTGGTCTTGATTTTTTCTATTCCCTTGGGCGTTTTGATTGCCTTTGCTTTGCAAGTCCATTGGAAGCCCCTCCATCATCTGATTAATATTTATATTTGGATTATGCGGGGAACACCCTTGCTCTTGCAATTAATCTTTATCTATTATGTGCTGCCAAGTATTGGGATTCGTTTGGACCGTCTTCCTGCGGCTATCATTGCCTTTGTTCTCAATTATGCGGCTTACTTTGCTGAAATCTTCCGTGGAGGGATTGATACTATTCCTAAAGGTCAATATGAGGCTGCCAAGGTCTTGAAGTTCAGTCCTTTTGCCACAGTACACTATATTATCTTGCCCCAAGTGACCAAGATTGTTCTTCCTAGTGTCTTTAATGAAGTCATGAGTTTGGTCAAGGATACCTCTCTGGTTTATGCTCTAGGCATTTCAGACCTTATCTTGGCTAGTCGAACGGCTGCAAACCGTGATGCTAGTCTAGTTCCAATGTTCTTGGCAGGAGCCATTTACTTGATTTTGATTGGTATTGTGACCATTCTTGCAAAAAAAGTTGAGAAGAAGTACAGTTACTATAGATAG
- a CDS encoding aminoacyl-tRNA deacylase, translating to MAKKVKIKKTLVEQILSKAGIPHQGIQINALEGDFPQGYERDQIFKTLALLGDKTGPIIGIVPITQHLSEKKLAKISGNKKVSMIPQKDLEKTTGYIHGANNPVGIRQKHNYPIFIDKIALDLDQMIVSAGEVGHSIIVAPQDLASFVKADFADILEDSK from the coding sequence ATGGCAAAAAAAGTTAAAATCAAAAAAACATTGGTGGAACAAATCCTGTCTAAAGCAGGTATCCCACATCAGGGGATTCAAATCAATGCCCTGGAAGGAGATTTTCCTCAAGGTTATGAACGAGATCAGATTTTCAAAACCTTGGCGCTTTTGGGAGATAAAACCGGACCAATTATCGGAATTGTCCCTATCACTCAACACTTGTCGGAAAAGAAACTAGCCAAAATTTCTGGCAATAAAAAAGTGAGCATGATTCCACAAAAGGACTTGGAAAAAACAACAGGTTATATTCATGGAGCCAATAATCCTGTCGGAATTCGTCAGAAACACAATTACCCCATTTTTATCGATAAGATTGCTCTAGACTTGGATCAAATGATTGTCTCTGCTGGAGAAGTTGGTCACAGCATTATCGTCGCACCACAAGACTTGGCTAGCTTTGTAAAAGCTGACTTTGCAGATATCTTGGAGGACAGTAAGTAA
- a CDS encoding histidine phosphatase family protein, with product MKLYFVRHGRTVWNQEGRFQGASGDSPLLPESIDTLKQLGQYLKDVPFDQIYSSDLPRAVKSAEIIQSQLKTPCPLESVSNLREWQLGKLEGLKIATLEAIYPQQIKAFRSNLAQFDTQMFGAESLYSTTQRTIQFIKSLKDSPAERILIVGHGANLTASLRTLLGYKEPLLRKDGGLANASLTILETHDFETFTLDTWNDTSYQ from the coding sequence ATGAAACTCTACTTTGTCCGCCACGGTCGTACAGTCTGGAACCAAGAAGGACGCTTTCAAGGTGCTAGCGGAGATTCTCCCCTTCTTCCTGAATCTATTGACACCCTAAAACAACTAGGGCAGTATCTCAAGGATGTTCCTTTCGATCAGATTTATTCAAGTGATTTACCTCGAGCGGTCAAATCTGCTGAGATTATCCAAAGTCAACTCAAGACACCCTGTCCTTTAGAAAGTGTTTCTAATCTCCGTGAATGGCAGCTGGGGAAGTTAGAAGGTTTGAAAATCGCAACCTTGGAAGCTATTTACCCGCAACAAATCAAAGCTTTTCGATCTAATCTTGCTCAATTTGACACTCAAATGTTTGGAGCCGAATCCCTCTATAGCACCACACAACGGACCATCCAATTTATCAAATCATTAAAAGATAGTCCAGCTGAGCGTATTCTAATTGTCGGTCACGGTGCCAATCTTACTGCCAGTCTTCGTACTCTTCTAGGATATAAAGAACCACTTCTTCGTAAAGATGGCGGTCTAGCAAATGCCAGCCTGACAATTCTAGAAACCCATGATTTTGAAACATTTACTCTCGATACTTGGAATGATACTTCCTATCAATAA
- a CDS encoding APC family permease produces MNIFRTKDVSLGRTEMHRHLKVWDLILLGIGAMVGTGIFTITGTAAATLAGPSLVVSIVISALCVSLSALFFAEFASRVPATGGAYSYLYAILGELPAWIAGWLTIMEFMTAVSGVASGWAAYFKGLLSNYSISMPQALNGTFNPEQGTYIDLLPILVLTLVTGLVLLNSKAALRFNSLLVVLKFSALALFILVGIWYIKPENWSNFAPFGFGQIYGGSTGIMAGASLMFFGFLGFESISMAVDEIQNPQKNVPRGIVLSLTIVTILYALVTLVLTGIVHYSQLNVDDAVAFSLRSIGIGWAANYVSLVAILTLITVCISMTYALSRMIYSLARDGLLPRSFKQLSKTSRVPKNATILTGVASAIAAGVFPLASIAAFLNICTLAYLILLAYGIIKLRKDKGMPKEGEFKTPLVPLLPILSILICLSFMLQYSVETWIAFGIALVVGLVIYFTYGYRHSTLSE; encoded by the coding sequence ATGAATATTTTTAGAACTAAAGATGTTAGTTTGGGACGTACTGAAATGCACCGTCATTTAAAAGTATGGGATTTGATTTTATTAGGAATCGGTGCGATGGTAGGAACTGGGATTTTTACCATTACAGGAACCGCAGCAGCAACGCTTGCTGGTCCGTCACTGGTTGTATCTATAGTGATTTCTGCCCTGTGTGTTTCTTTATCCGCCCTATTTTTCGCAGAGTTTGCCTCTCGTGTTCCTGCAACTGGTGGTGCTTATAGTTATTTGTATGCAATTTTGGGTGAATTACCAGCTTGGATTGCTGGTTGGTTGACCATCATGGAGTTCATGACAGCAGTTTCTGGTGTGGCCTCTGGCTGGGCAGCTTATTTTAAAGGCTTGCTCAGTAACTATAGTATTTCAATGCCTCAAGCCTTGAATGGGACCTTTAACCCTGAGCAGGGTACCTATATAGACCTTTTACCTATTTTGGTACTGACACTGGTAACCGGTTTAGTTTTATTAAATTCCAAGGCAGCATTGCGTTTTAATTCGCTTCTAGTCGTCTTGAAATTCTCTGCTCTCGCTTTGTTTATTCTAGTTGGTATCTGGTATATTAAACCAGAAAATTGGTCCAACTTTGCTCCCTTTGGTTTTGGTCAAATTTATGGTGGAAGTACTGGAATAATGGCAGGAGCATCTTTGATGTTCTTTGGTTTCCTAGGATTTGAATCAATTTCTATGGCTGTTGATGAAATTCAAAATCCACAAAAGAATGTCCCACGAGGTATTGTTTTGTCTTTGACAATCGTAACGATTCTCTATGCTCTGGTTACATTAGTATTGACAGGGATTGTTCACTACAGCCAACTCAATGTGGATGATGCTGTAGCATTTTCATTGCGAAGTATAGGAATTGGTTGGGCAGCTAATTATGTGTCATTAGTGGCCATTTTAACCCTAATAACAGTGTGTATTTCTATGACTTATGCCTTATCGCGTATGATTTACAGTTTAGCACGTGATGGTCTTTTACCTCGAAGTTTTAAGCAATTAAGCAAAACAAGTCGTGTTCCTAAAAATGCAACCATCTTAACAGGAGTTGCTTCTGCAATTGCAGCAGGAGTATTTCCACTGGCTAGTATTGCAGCCTTTCTAAATATTTGTACGCTTGCTTATCTTATCTTATTGGCTTATGGAATTATAAAACTTAGAAAGGATAAGGGAATGCCTAAAGAAGGAGAATTCAAAACTCCCCTAGTTCCCTTGTTGCCGATTCTCTCGATTCTAATCTGTCTTTCCTTTATGCTTCAATATAGTGTAGAAACATGGATTGCGTTTGGAATTGCTCTTGTAGTTGGACTTGTGATTTACTTTACTTATGGCTATCGTCATTCTACACTTTCTGAATAA
- a CDS encoding YitT family protein, which yields MIKKIYPILTILLGAAIYAFGLTYFVVPHHLFEGGATGITLITFYLFKIPVSLMNLLINIPLFILAWKIFGAKSLYSSLLGTLALSAWLAFFERIPLHIDLQGDLLITALIAGILLGIGLGIIFNAGGTTGGTDILARILNKYTHISMGKLLFILDFCILMLILLIFKDLRLVTYTLLFDFIVSRVIDLIGEGGYAGKGFMIITKRPDQLAKAINDDLGRGVTFISGQGYYSKEDLKIIYCIVGRNEIVKMKEMIHRIDPQAFITITEAHEILGEGFTYIKE from the coding sequence ATGATTAAAAAAATTTATCCCATTTTAACCATTTTACTAGGTGCTGCTATCTATGCTTTTGGGTTGACTTATTTTGTAGTTCCTCATCATCTCTTTGAAGGAGGGGCGACAGGTATCACCCTCATCACCTTTTATCTTTTTAAAATCCCTGTTTCTCTCATGAACTTGCTGATTAACATTCCCCTTTTCATCCTAGCTTGGAAAATATTTGGAGCCAAATCCCTCTATTCCAGTTTACTAGGGACCTTAGCTCTGTCCGCCTGGTTGGCTTTTTTTGAGCGTATTCCCCTTCATATTGATCTGCAAGGTGATTTACTGATTACAGCCCTTATAGCTGGGATTCTATTGGGAATTGGCCTTGGAATTATCTTTAATGCTGGTGGTACAACTGGAGGAACCGATATTCTAGCTCGTATTCTCAACAAATACACTCATATATCTATGGGGAAGTTGCTCTTTATCTTAGATTTTTGTATTCTCATGCTTATTCTCCTAATCTTCAAAGATTTGAGATTGGTTACCTACACGCTCTTGTTTGATTTTATTGTTTCTCGTGTCATTGATTTGATTGGCGAAGGTGGCTATGCAGGTAAAGGATTTATGATTATTACAAAACGTCCTGATCAACTTGCTAAAGCGATTAATGATGACCTAGGAAGAGGTGTTACTTTCATCTCAGGTCAAGGCTACTATAGTAAAGAAGATTTGAAAATCATCTATTGTATTGTCGGCAGAAATGAAATTGTTAAAATGAAGGAAATGATTCATCGAATTGATCCTCAAGCATTTATCACTATTACAGAAGCTCACGAAATCCTTGGAGAAGGATTTACCTATATAAAAGAATAA
- a CDS encoding HU family DNA-binding protein: MANKQDLIAKVAEATELTKKDSAAAVEAVFAAVTEYLAAGEKVQLIGFGNFEVRERAARKGRNPQTGKEIKIAASKVPAFKAGKALKDAVK, encoded by the coding sequence ATGGCAAACAAACAAGATTTGATCGCTAAAGTAGCAGAAGCTACAGAATTGACTAAGAAAGACTCAGCAGCAGCAGTTGAAGCTGTATTCGCAGCAGTAACAGAGTACCTTGCAGCTGGTGAAAAAGTTCAATTGATCGGTTTTGGTAACTTTGAAGTTCGTGAGCGTGCTGCACGTAAAGGTCGCAACCCACAAACTGGTAAAGAAATCAAAATTGCAGCTTCTAAAGTTCCAGCATTCAAAGCTGGTAAAGCTCTTAAAGACGCTGTTAAATAA
- a CDS encoding amino acid ABC transporter ATP-binding protein, producing MLELRNINKGFGEKQILSNFSLKIPEKQILAIVGPSGGGKTTLLRMLAGLETIDSGQIFYNGESLELDELEKRNLLGFVFQDFQLFPHLSVLDNLTLSPVKTMGMKQEETEKKARGLLEQLGLAGHADAYPFSLSGGQKQRVALARAMMIDPEIIGYDEPTSALDPELRLEVEKLILQNRELGMTQIVVTHDLQFAENIADQILKVEPK from the coding sequence ATGTTAGAATTACGAAACATCAATAAAGGCTTTGGTGAAAAGCAAATTTTATCTAATTTCAGTCTAAAAATTCCTGAAAAGCAAATCTTGGCTATCGTAGGACCTTCTGGTGGAGGTAAGACAACCCTCTTACGTATGCTTGCAGGTCTTGAAACCATTGATTCAGGGCAAATCTTTTATAATGGAGAATCTTTAGAACTGGATGAACTGGAGAAGCGAAATCTATTGGGATTTGTATTTCAAGATTTTCAACTTTTCCCTCATTTATCAGTTCTAGATAATTTGACTTTATCACCTGTGAAAACTATGGGAATGAAGCAGGAAGAGACTGAGAAGAAGGCGCGAGGGCTTTTGGAACAGTTAGGACTAGCAGGGCACGCAGATGCCTATCCTTTCTCATTATCTGGTGGGCAAAAGCAGCGTGTGGCCTTGGCGCGTGCTATGATGATTGACCCAGAAATCATTGGCTACGATGAACCAACTTCTGCCCTAGATCCAGAATTGCGCTTGGAAGTGGAAAAACTAATCTTGCAAAATAGGGAACTTGGGATGACGCAGATTGTGGTAACCCACGACTTACAATTCGCTGAAAATATCGCAGACCAGATTCTTAAGGTTGAGCCCAAGTAG
- a CDS encoding DegV family protein, with amino-acid sequence MTKIKIVTDSSVTIEPELVKQLDITVVPLSVMIDNVVYSDADLKEEGKFLQLMQESKNLPKTSQPPVGVFAEVFEELSKDGSQILAIHMSHALSGTVEAARQGASLSTADVTVIDSSFTDQALKFQVVEAAKLAQEGKDMEEILTRVEAVKNNTELYIGVSTLENLVKGGRIGRVTGLLSSLLNIRVVMQMKDHELQPIVKGRGAKTFKKWLDELTTTLSERSVAEIGISYSGSADWAKEMKESLQAYVEKPISVLETGSIIQTHTGENAWAILVRYHS; translated from the coding sequence ATGACAAAAATTAAGATTGTAACCGATTCATCTGTTACTATTGAACCTGAACTAGTAAAACAATTAGATATCACTGTTGTTCCGTTATCTGTAATGATTGATAATGTTGTCTATTCTGATGCGGATTTGAAAGAAGAAGGTAAATTTCTTCAGTTGATGCAAGAAAGTAAAAATCTTCCGAAAACAAGTCAGCCACCTGTAGGTGTCTTTGCTGAAGTGTTTGAAGAACTATCTAAGGATGGTAGCCAGATTCTTGCTATTCATATGTCTCATGCCCTTTCAGGTACTGTAGAAGCAGCACGCCAAGGTGCTAGTTTATCTACTGCCGACGTGACGGTGATTGATAGTTCCTTCACTGACCAAGCCTTGAAATTCCAAGTTGTTGAGGCTGCGAAGTTAGCTCAAGAAGGCAAAGATATGGAGGAAATTTTAACTCGTGTAGAAGCAGTTAAAAACAACACAGAACTCTATATTGGCGTTTCAACTTTGGAAAATTTGGTAAAAGGTGGTCGTATTGGTCGTGTAACTGGATTGTTGAGTTCACTTCTCAATATCCGAGTTGTCATGCAAATGAAAGACCATGAATTGCAGCCAATTGTTAAAGGTCGTGGAGCTAAAACCTTTAAAAAATGGTTAGATGAGTTAACAACAACTCTCTCTGAACGTTCTGTAGCAGAGATTGGAATTTCATATTCTGGTAGTGCTGATTGGGCAAAAGAGATGAAAGAAAGTTTACAAGCTTATGTCGAAAAGCCAATTTCTGTTTTGGAAACGGGTTCCATTATTCAAACTCACACGGGTGAGAACGCTTGGGCTATTTTGGTACGTTACCACTCCTAA
- the sufB gene encoding Fe-S cluster assembly protein SufB — protein sequence MAEERVEPKPIDLGEYKFGFHDDVEPVLSTGKGLNEDVIRELSAAKGEPEWMLEFRLKSYETFKKMPMQTWGADLSEIDFDDLIYYQKPSDKPARSWDEVPEKIKETFERIGIPEAERAYLAGASAQYESEVVYHNMKEEFQKLGIIFTDTDSALKEYPDLFKQYFAKLVPPTDNKLAALNSAVWSGGTFIYVPKGVKVDIPLQTYFRINNENTGQFERTLIIVDEGASVHYVEGCTAPTYSSNSLHAAIVEIFALDGAYMRYTTIQNWSDNVYNLVTKRAKAQKDATVEWIDGNLGAKTTMKYPSVYLDGEGARGTMLSIAFANTGQHQDTGAKMIHNAPHTSSSIVSKSIAKGGGKVDYRGQVTFNKNSKKSVSHIECDTIIMDDLSASDTIPFNEIHNSQVALEHEAKVSKISEEQLYYLMSRGLSESEATEMIVMGFVEPFTKELPMEYAVELNRLISYEMEGSVG from the coding sequence ATGGCTGAAGAAAGAGTAGAACCAAAACCAATTGATCTTGGTGAATATAAATTTGGTTTCCATGATGATGTAGAGCCTGTCCTATCGACAGGAAAAGGATTGAATGAAGATGTCATTCGTGAACTATCAGCTGCTAAGGGAGAACCTGAGTGGATGCTAGAATTCCGTTTGAAGTCTTATGAAACTTTCAAAAAAATGCCCATGCAAACTTGGGGAGCAGACTTGTCGGAGATTGATTTTGATGACTTGATCTACTACCAAAAACCATCTGACAAACCAGCCCGTTCATGGGACGAAGTTCCTGAAAAAATCAAAGAAACCTTTGAACGTATCGGGATTCCAGAAGCTGAGCGTGCTTATTTAGCTGGTGCCTCTGCCCAGTATGAGTCAGAAGTGGTTTACCACAATATGAAGGAAGAGTTCCAAAAATTGGGGATTATCTTTACAGATACAGATTCTGCCCTCAAGGAATACCCAGACTTGTTTAAACAATACTTTGCGAAGTTGGTACCGCCAACAGATAACAAATTGGCTGCCCTCAACTCGGCAGTATGGTCAGGTGGAACCTTTATCTACGTACCAAAAGGTGTTAAGGTAGATATCCCACTTCAAACTTACTTCCGCATCAACAACGAGAATACAGGTCAGTTTGAACGTACCTTGATTATCGTTGATGAGGGAGCAAGTGTTCACTATGTTGAAGGATGTACAGCACCAACTTATTCAAGTAACAGCTTGCATGCGGCCATTGTAGAAATCTTTGCCTTGGATGGAGCTTATATGCGTTATACGACTATCCAAAACTGGTCTGATAACGTCTATAACTTGGTAACGAAACGTGCTAAAGCTCAAAAGGATGCCACTGTTGAGTGGATTGATGGAAACTTGGGTGCAAAGACTACCATGAAATATCCATCAGTTTACCTTGATGGAGAAGGGGCGCGTGGTACCATGCTTTCTATCGCTTTTGCAAATACAGGGCAACACCAGGATACTGGTGCTAAGATGATTCACAACGCTCCACATACTAGCTCGTCTATCGTATCTAAATCCATCGCTAAAGGCGGAGGGAAGGTTGACTACCGTGGACAAGTAACCTTTAACAAAAACTCTAAGAAATCTGTCTCTCACATTGAGTGTGATACCATTATCATGGATGACTTGTCAGCATCAGATACCATTCCGTTTAATGAAATTCACAACTCCCAAGTCGCTTTGGAACACGAAGCTAAGGTATCTAAGATTTCAGAAGAGCAACTCTATTACCTCATGAGTCGTGGATTGTCAGAATCAGAGGCAACTGAAATGATTGTTATGGGATTTGTAGAACCATTTACAAAAGAGCTTCCAATGGAATATGCTGTTGAACTTAATCGCTTGATTAGCTATGAAATGGAAGGGTCAGTTGGGTAA
- a CDS encoding DUF368 domain-containing protein, with protein sequence MLSWLARVIKGIVIALGFILPGISGGVLAAILGIYERMIGFLAHPFKDFKENVLYFIPVAIGMLLGIGLFSYPIEYLLDNYQVFVLWSFAGAIIGTVPSLLKESTRESDRDKIDLAWFWTTFIISGLGLYALNFVVGTLSASFLNFVLAGALLALGVLVPGLSPSNLLLILGLYAPMLTGFKTFDLLGTFFPIGIGAGATLIIFSKLMDYALNNYHSRVYHFIIGIVLSSTLLILIPNAGNAESIQYTGLSLVGYVIIAFFFALGIWLGIWMSQLEDKYK encoded by the coding sequence ATGCTCTCATGGTTAGCACGTGTTATTAAAGGGATTGTCATTGCTCTTGGATTTATTCTACCGGGAATTTCCGGAGGGGTTCTAGCAGCAATCTTAGGAATCTATGAACGAATGATTGGCTTTCTGGCCCATCCCTTTAAAGACTTTAAAGAAAATGTTTTGTACTTTATTCCCGTTGCCATCGGTATGCTTCTGGGAATCGGCTTATTTTCCTACCCGATTGAATACCTGCTTGACAATTATCAGGTCTTTGTCTTATGGAGCTTTGCGGGTGCCATCATTGGTACAGTTCCTAGCCTCCTCAAGGAATCAACTCGAGAATCTGACCGAGACAAGATTGATTTAGCTTGGTTCTGGACAACCTTTATCATTTCTGGATTAGGACTCTATGCCTTAAATTTTGTTGTTGGAACCTTAAGTGCCAGCTTTCTTAATTTCGTCCTAGCTGGTGCACTGCTGGCTCTTGGCGTATTGGTTCCTGGCCTCAGTCCATCAAATCTACTTTTGATTTTGGGTCTCTATGCTCCTATGTTGACTGGTTTTAAAACCTTTGACCTCTTGGGAACCTTCTTCCCGATTGGAATCGGGGCAGGTGCAACTCTCATCATTTTTTCAAAATTGATGGATTATGCCTTAAACAACTACCACTCACGCGTCTATCATTTCATCATCGGTATCGTCTTATCAAGTACCCTTTTGATTTTGATTCCAAATGCAGGAAACGCTGAAAGTATCCAATACACTGGTCTTTCACTTGTCGGCTATGTCATCATCGCCTTCTTCTTTGCACTGGGAATCTGGCTTGGTATTTGGATGAGCCAATTGGAGGATAAATATAAATAA
- a CDS encoding amino acid ABC transporter substrate-binding protein, whose protein sequence is MTNKKIALVLVSLLTLFLTACTQKASDPKQDNWDKYQEQGTITIGFDNTFVPMGFEEKNGQYTGFDIDLAQAVSEKLGVKVQFQPIDWDMKETELQNGTIDAIWNGYSATDERRENVAFSIPYMENQQVLVAKKNQQIHSVEDMKDKTLGAQAGSSGYLDFEAKPDLLKNRVKDQKANQYQSFNEALIDLKNDRIDALLIDRVYANYYLQSEGILNDYNVLSAGFESESFAVGVRPADKRLLTALNQAFVQLYQEGKLQEISQKWFGEDVATKEVKSRD, encoded by the coding sequence ATGACTAATAAGAAAATTGCTTTAGTATTGGTTTCTCTCCTGACTCTCTTTTTAACGGCCTGTACTCAGAAAGCTAGTGATCCAAAGCAGGATAACTGGGATAAGTATCAAGAGCAGGGAACCATTACTATTGGTTTTGACAATACCTTTGTACCCATGGGTTTTGAAGAAAAGAATGGCCAATATACAGGCTTTGATATTGATTTGGCACAAGCTGTCTCTGAAAAATTAGGTGTCAAGGTGCAATTTCAGCCAATCGACTGGGATATGAAGGAGACGGAACTGCAAAATGGAACCATAGACGCCATCTGGAATGGCTATTCTGCCACAGATGAGCGCCGAGAGAACGTTGCTTTTAGCATTCCTTATATGGAAAATCAGCAGGTTCTGGTTGCTAAGAAAAACCAGCAGATTCATTCAGTAGAGGATATGAAGGATAAGACCTTGGGAGCCCAAGCAGGTTCCTCTGGTTATTTAGACTTTGAAGCCAAGCCAGATTTATTGAAAAATCGTGTCAAAGACCAGAAGGCTAATCAGTACCAGAGTTTTAATGAGGCCTTGATTGATTTGAAAAATGACCGGATTGATGCCTTGTTGATTGACCGAGTGTATGCTAATTACTATCTCCAGTCTGAGGGTATATTAAATGACTACAATGTCCTTTCAGCAGGATTTGAAAGTGAATCCTTTGCGGTCGGAGTTAGACCAGCTGATAAAAGATTATTAACAGCATTAAACCAGGCCTTTGTTCAACTATACCAAGAAGGAAAGCTCCAAGAAATCAGCCAAAAATGGTTTGGAGAAGATGTGGCAACAAAAGAAGTGAAAAGTAGAGATTGA